Proteins from a single region of Pseudopedobacter saltans DSM 12145:
- a CDS encoding glycoside hydrolase family 130 protein, translated as MRIPIQRKNIRIMPDSKRVIARFFYNGPERAVSIIEKVDNLTEKEVDELILPLLQEFSKRHRNITKILKKNAAKAYKALEKDLSELDEMTLYRKLLIGAYFTHEYSIESAAFFNPSIVEDPFQGDLEDGQRRIIISFRAVGEGHISSIVFRRALIDHNNNIIVTPSGTYVDEAEIIKNNIYSKMFFFEKAIDSKISEDVIQLMNQNLPDKFDYRELKQIIDRIKLEHENKDLDKILWLADSYHEINFSLDTDISDRIIYPISEFERKGIEDARFVKFTNEEGHCKYYATYTAYDGKVIMPKLLETTDFYNFKVRPLYGEGAKNKNLALFPRKINGKFAMMSRIDGWNNYIMYSDKINIWNNPTLLQSPHFPWEYIQIGNCGSPIETEEGWLIISHGVGPLRRYCLSASLLDLENPSIEIGRLNEPLLVADKDEREGYVPNVVYSCGSIINNGELIVPYGLSDYSTSFMTVNVKALLARMKEDKAKVTYK; from the coding sequence ATGAGAATTCCCATCCAAAGAAAAAACATAAGGATTATGCCCGACTCCAAGCGGGTAATCGCCAGATTTTTTTATAATGGGCCAGAAAGAGCCGTTTCGATAATAGAGAAAGTTGACAACCTAACTGAGAAAGAAGTCGATGAATTAATACTACCTCTCCTTCAGGAATTTTCCAAAAGGCATCGGAACATCACCAAAATTTTAAAAAAGAATGCAGCCAAGGCTTATAAGGCTCTTGAAAAAGACCTTAGTGAATTAGACGAAATGACACTGTATAGAAAACTACTCATAGGAGCTTATTTCACTCATGAATATTCTATAGAATCTGCAGCATTCTTTAATCCGTCAATAGTAGAAGATCCTTTTCAGGGAGATTTGGAAGATGGCCAAAGGCGTATTATTATTAGTTTCAGAGCAGTTGGTGAAGGACATATTTCATCAATAGTATTCAGAAGAGCTTTAATTGATCACAATAATAATATTATTGTAACGCCTTCCGGAACATACGTAGACGAAGCAGAAATCATAAAAAACAACATCTATTCTAAGATGTTCTTCTTTGAGAAAGCCATCGATTCCAAGATATCTGAAGATGTCATCCAGCTCATGAATCAGAATCTTCCTGACAAATTTGATTACAGAGAACTAAAGCAGATTATAGACAGAATAAAACTAGAACATGAAAATAAAGATCTTGATAAAATTCTCTGGTTAGCCGATTCCTATCACGAAATTAATTTCTCTTTAGACACTGATATTTCCGATCGGATAATCTATCCCATATCAGAGTTTGAGCGTAAAGGCATCGAAGATGCCCGATTTGTAAAATTCACCAATGAAGAGGGCCATTGTAAATACTATGCAACATACACTGCGTATGACGGAAAAGTGATTATGCCCAAACTATTGGAGACCACAGATTTTTATAACTTTAAAGTACGTCCGCTGTACGGAGAAGGTGCAAAAAATAAAAACCTGGCTCTTTTCCCCCGAAAAATAAATGGCAAGTTTGCCATGATGTCCAGAATAGACGGTTGGAATAATTACATTATGTATTCCGACAAAATCAATATATGGAATAACCCCACATTACTTCAATCCCCACACTTCCCCTGGGAATATATTCAGATAGGAAATTGTGGCTCCCCTATAGAAACAGAAGAAGGTTGGCTGATAATATCTCATGGAGTTGGCCCATTAAGAAGATACTGTCTCAGTGCAAGTCTATTGGACCTTGAAAATCCAAGCATAGAAATTGGACGTTTAAATGAACCTCTGTTGGTTGCCGATAAAGATGAAAGAGAGGGCTATGTTCCTAATGTAGTTTATTCTTGCGGTTCTATAATTAACAATGGCGAATTGATTGTACCGTACGGACTTTCGGATTACTCCACTTCATTCATGACTGTAAATGTGAAAGCTCTGTTGGCGAGAATGAAAGAAGATAAAGCTAAAGTCACTTACAAATAA
- a CDS encoding glycosyltransferase family 4 protein: MNIAYISTYTPRACGLATFNLNLKNAIESNNSKDNKSFVIAINDSDNLNQYHYPEDVRFIIRQQSQKDYIKAANVINQGSADVCVMQHEFGIYGGESGVYILPMLYRINKPLITILHTVLQEPNYLQKLIIKEIAEQSARIVVMAQKAVDFLVDIYEVPLYKIELIEHGVPDYDINDANPLLENSFFKNKRTLITFGLLSRNKGLETVIKALPSIVEKHPDISYTIIGSTHPSIKASQGEEYRDSLKQLAKGLGVSDYVHFIDSFVPEDELVNYLRAAEIYITPYLNEAQITSGTLSYAVGAGCAVISTPYWHAQELLAKDRGKLFAFKSYQQLSDIIEELLSDDNKLAAIRENAYQYGLKIRYPKIGARYFELLNEISTQKALTGAKESFTIDAERLPSFNLDYVKRLTDDTGIVQHARYGIPNLKEGYCMDDNVRALIMVLMAYNQYKNKEALDLLPIYLSFIQYMQCDDGNFRNFLSFRREYLDEYGSDDSFGRTLWSLGYMVCNSPNNSYKEFSKELFFNSLKHIDNLEHIRGFANSIIGLSHYLTCNSDKEVRNRLIFLADKMVKAFNEQSSSDWHWFEDKLTYDNAILPMALLKAYEVTDEYIYKEIAFKALDFLDKETLDKGYYNPIGNDGWFYRNSKKKAIFDQQAIETMGAVMMYFQAYKVSGDVSYIKKMQQTFLWFLGENTLRVPLYDYETNGCCDGLTMIGLNRNQGAESTLAYFISYLTILQALEKEYEFDLVDKSIQYKN, encoded by the coding sequence ATGAACATCGCTTATATTTCGACTTACACACCGAGGGCGTGTGGTTTGGCAACTTTCAATTTGAACTTAAAAAATGCTATTGAAAGTAATAACTCTAAGGATAACAAAAGTTTTGTAATTGCTATTAATGATTCAGACAACTTAAATCAGTACCATTATCCGGAGGATGTCAGATTTATTATCAGACAACAAAGTCAAAAAGATTATATTAAGGCGGCAAATGTTATTAATCAGGGTAGTGCAGATGTTTGCGTGATGCAACACGAATTTGGTATATATGGAGGTGAGAGCGGAGTTTACATTCTTCCCATGCTTTACAGAATTAACAAACCTCTTATAACAATCTTGCATACTGTTTTACAGGAGCCGAACTATTTGCAAAAATTGATCATTAAGGAAATAGCCGAGCAATCTGCAAGGATTGTGGTTATGGCCCAAAAAGCGGTTGATTTCCTGGTAGATATTTATGAAGTTCCGCTTTATAAAATTGAGCTTATTGAGCATGGAGTGCCAGACTATGATATTAATGATGCGAATCCACTACTGGAAAATTCGTTCTTTAAGAATAAAAGAACATTAATAACCTTTGGGTTATTGTCCAGAAATAAAGGCTTGGAAACGGTTATTAAAGCTTTACCGTCTATTGTTGAAAAACATCCCGATATAAGCTACACTATTATTGGAAGTACCCATCCAAGCATTAAAGCTTCGCAAGGGGAAGAATATAGAGATAGCTTAAAACAATTGGCTAAAGGATTAGGGGTAAGTGATTATGTGCATTTTATTGATTCGTTTGTTCCTGAAGATGAACTGGTAAATTATCTACGGGCGGCTGAGATTTATATAACTCCTTATTTAAATGAAGCGCAAATAACAAGCGGAACTTTGTCTTATGCAGTGGGAGCAGGATGTGCTGTGATTTCTACTCCATATTGGCATGCACAGGAGTTGCTCGCAAAGGATAGAGGAAAACTTTTTGCTTTTAAATCCTATCAGCAATTATCTGATATAATTGAAGAACTATTAAGTGATGATAATAAATTAGCTGCCATAAGAGAAAATGCGTATCAATATGGCTTGAAAATCAGATATCCTAAAATTGGTGCGAGGTATTTTGAATTGTTGAATGAAATATCCACCCAGAAAGCACTGACAGGTGCAAAAGAAAGTTTTACTATTGACGCTGAAAGGCTTCCAAGTTTTAACCTTGATTATGTAAAGCGTCTAACAGACGATACAGGGATAGTACAACACGCTCGTTATGGTATTCCAAATCTGAAAGAGGGCTATTGTATGGATGATAATGTCAGGGCATTGATTATGGTGTTAATGGCATATAATCAGTATAAAAATAAGGAGGCTCTTGATTTGTTGCCCATTTATTTAAGTTTTATTCAATACATGCAATGTGACGATGGAAATTTCAGAAACTTTTTAAGTTTCAGGAGAGAGTATCTGGATGAATATGGAAGTGATGATTCCTTTGGCAGAACACTTTGGTCATTAGGATATATGGTTTGCAATTCTCCAAACAACTCTTATAAGGAATTCTCTAAGGAATTATTTTTTAATTCTTTAAAACACATCGATAATTTAGAGCATATAAGAGGTTTTGCGAATAGTATTATTGGTTTAAGTCATTATCTGACGTGTAATTCTGACAAGGAAGTGAGAAATAGATTAATTTTCTTGGCGGATAAGATGGTTAAAGCGTTTAATGAACAGAGCTCTTCGGATTGGCATTGGTTTGAAGACAAGCTAACTTACGATAATGCAATTCTTCCGATGGCACTTTTAAAAGCTTACGAGGTAACAGACGAATATATTTATAAGGAAATTGCTTTTAAGGCTCTGGACTTTTTAGATAAGGAAACTTTAGATAAAGGCTATTATAATCCTATTGGTAATGATGGATGGTTTTATAGAAACAGCAAGAAGAAAGCGATATTTGACCAACAAGCGATAGAAACTATGGGCGCTGTAATGATGTATTTTCAGGCCTATAAAGTTAGTGGGGATGTATCTTACATTAAAAAGATGCAACAGACGTTCTTGTGGTTTTTAGGTGAAAATACGTTAAGGGTTCCTTTGTACGATTATGAAACAAACGGATGCTGTGATGGTTTAACTATGATCGGTTTAAACAGAAACCAGGGAGCGGAAAGTACATTAGCTTACTTTATTTCTTATCTTACGATTCTGCAAGCATTGGAGAAAGAGTATGAATTTGATCTGGTTGACAAGAGTATCCAATATAAGAATTAG
- a CDS encoding ImuA family protein — protein MEEALKCKGLAAVVAELQELSFSQSRRLQLAVESSRVSGFVLRRDTRKINTTACVARWRISPQPSLLLEKGLPGVGFPQWQVELLKVKNGQPGSWNIAWTPEGLLFDRQENTGFYPFEKNKEATKTGS, from the coding sequence ATGGAAGAAGCACTGAAATGCAAGGGTTTGGCAGCTGTGGTTGCCGAGCTTCAGGAGCTCAGTTTCTCCCAATCCAGGCGTTTGCAACTGGCTGTAGAAAGCAGCAGGGTAAGCGGTTTCGTACTTCGCCGTGACACCAGGAAAATCAATACCACTGCCTGTGTGGCCCGCTGGCGCATCAGTCCGCAACCCAGCTTACTATTAGAAAAGGGATTGCCCGGTGTAGGCTTTCCCCAATGGCAGGTAGAACTTTTGAAAGTTAAGAACGGACAGCCGGGAAGCTGGAATATAGCATGGACACCGGAAGGACTTTTATTCGACAGACAGGAGAATACAGGGTTTTATCCTTTTGAGAAAAACAAGGAAGCCACAAAAACCGGAAGCTGA